The Thermodesulfobacteriota bacterium genome includes the window AAGCTGTTTTGTTAAGGCATCGACAATGTCTTTTTCAGTCAGAATCCCCATTCTAACAAGGATTCTTCCCAATTTTTCTCCGTATTTTCTTTGCTCCGAGATAGCCCTTGTAAGTTCTTCCTCTTTTAATTTTCCTGCATCAATAAGGATCTCCCCCAATCTCTTTCTTGGCATAATTTATGCTCTCACGTACTCGACTATCCTTGCAACGAAGGTGGCTTCTTCTTTAGTGATCTGTCTTTTCCGCAAAAGCTCACTTAAAGAGTCTTCCATCGTTTGCATACCATACTCCCTTCCAAGTTCCATGGCGGAGTACAGCTGATATGTCTTTCCCTCCCTTATCAAGTTCCTTATGGCAGGTGTACAGATAAGGATCTCACATGCCGGAATCCTTCCACCACCGACTCTTTTTAGAAGTCTTTGGCTTACTACTGCTTCAAGTGTTATCGAGAGCTGGGAGCGTATCTGCGCTTGTTGATGGGGCGGAAAGACATCGATTATCCTGTCAACAGTTTGGGGAGCAGAGGTCGTATGGAGTGTGGAGAATACGAGATGGCCTGTTTCGGCCGCGGTTATAGCCGCTTGCATCGTTTCAAGATCCCTCATTTCACCGATGAGAATGACATCAGGATCCTGCCTTAGGACATGCTTTAAGGCATTTGCAAAAGAATGGGTGTCCTCTCCAACCTCCCTTTGAGAGATGACAGACTTTTGGGGAATGTATACGTACTCTATGGGATCCTCAACCGTAACAATGTGGACAGACCTTTCCTCGTTTATTTGATTTATCATAGAAGCCAGGGTGGTGGACTTTCCAGAGCCGGTAGGACCGGTAACTAGAATAAGCCCGCTCTGTCTGCGCGTAAGATCTCTAAGTATGGGAGGTAGGCCTAAATCCTCAAGTCTCGGTATCCTATAAGGAATACAACGGATTGCTAAAGCGATACTGCCCCTTTGCATATAAACGTTTATTCTAAACCTGGCCCTCCCTTTGAATTCGTACGCAAAATCGAGCTCTTTTTCCTCAAAAAACTTCTTCTTTTTTTCTCTTGTCAGCAATTCCTCTAGAAATGAAGTAAGATCCGATGAAGTCAAAGGCCCCGATCGCATAGGTACAAGATCGCCATCAATTCTAAATGTAGGGGGCAGATTCTCAATAAGATGTAGATCCGAGGCGCCTTTCCTCACAGTTTCTTCCAGAAGCTCGATAATACTCAGTGCCAATCGGTACCTCCTCAGAAAAATCTCATATTCCTCAGAAAGATCTGCTTTATATCGCTATCGAAGTGGACTCCCACTATCCTCACTACCTGACCAGAAAAATTGCGGGGTATATTTATTGTGACGGAATGCCAGTCTTCATCCAGAATGAGCTCTAAAGGAGGATTCGGAAACTCAATTTGCTCTGATGTAGAAAAGGTTAGAAATATCCCAAAGGAATAGCCAGGCTTTACGACCCGGACATCCTTTATGAGATACTCCATTGAGAAAAAAGCTTTAAGTGTAAAACCGTCCTTTTTACCGTGTATTATTGAGTAATCGATTATGAAATTTCTGTCCACAGCTTTATAGAACTGACCTTCCATAAAAAGGAGGCCCGACGGGGTGTACATCAAAAAGCCAGAAGAATCCAAAAATTGCATTTCAGAAGAGTCGATCTGATAAAGAACGTTTTGCTTTTCTATACTTAGGGTTCCCCTCTTTCTATAAGAGGCGGATGTTGTGGGTCTTACCTCTCTTATCTTTTCTATGAAAACCTTTTCTTCTCGAGCCTGTTCTAAAGCTTCAGGAATGGGGATATAGCCTTTTTTCGCAAGTTCTAAGATAGAGTCGTCAAACTTTATCATGCCCTCTTTTTTTTGGGACTCCATGAGAGATGGAACCTGGTGAATCTTTCCTTCGCGGATGAGATTTCTAACCCCGTCAGTAACCGTAAGAACTTCACAGGCGCATACGTACCCTTTCTTGTCGATTCTAGGAATAAGCCTTTGGGAGCATATGCCTAAAAGGACATTGGCAAGTTGGGCATAAATGGCGCTCTTCTGTTCGTCTGGAAAAAAATCGATTATTCGATTGAGTGTCTGCACTGCGTCTCTCGTATGGAGCGTCGAAAAGACGAGATGACCAGTTTCAGCAAGCTCTATTGTTACCTTCATAGACTCTCTATCCCTTATTTCTCCGACAAGGATCACATCAGGATCTTCCCTCAATACCCTTTTTAGAGCTTCATTGAACGATTTTGTATCCCTTCCCACTTCCCTTTGGCTTATAATCGAGCTTTTTGGCTTAAATACGAATTCTATAGGATCCTCGATCGTGACTATGTGGCAAGCTCGTTCCCTATTTATTAACTCGATGAGAGAAGCAAGCGTTGTGGATTTTCCAGAGCCCGTAACTCCTGTCACTAAAAATAGACCCTGTCTTTTTTTAGCAAATTCCTTTAGAAACTCGGGAAGAAGTAACTCATCAAAGGAGGGAACCTCTTCCGGGATCAAACGTAAAACCAAACCGAGGGCTCCGGATCTTACAAATCCATTAACTCTCAGTCTCGAAGAACCGACCTCAATACTGTAATCTATCTCTTTTTCAGCGATGAACCTCTCCTTCTGCCATTGAGTCAGATTCTTTTCAAGAAATGACTCCAAATGGCGCCTCTCTAAGGGACGACCGTTCAGGCTTTTAAGTCCGTCAGCTTTTAGTATCGGAGGAAGTCCCTCGAAGAGAAAGATACTTTTTGCGGCTTCTTTTTTCGCCCTCTCAATTATTTCCAGAAACCCTCTCAAGATAGTTCAACCTCTCGATAACAGCCCTTTTTTGTTCCTTTGATTCCCCTTCCCTTAAATAGGCCCGATAATACCTTATGGCCTCTTTGTGTTCACCCCTTTCGTCTTTTATTAGGGCTAAAGCAAGATAAAGATTTGGATCCCTTACACCCTTTTCGATGAGTGGAAGTAGAACTCTTTCTGCCTCCGCATATTTCTTTTCGGATCTAAGTAAGTGCGAAAGATTTATGTACGGTTCAATCCCGCCTCCAAGTTCGATGGCTTTTTTGAAGTACTCTTCGGCTAGTTTCTTTTCCCCTTCTTGCGCAAGGACAATTCCTATATTGTTGTAAGCCTTGGGATAATCGGCCTTAAAGCTTAGACTCCTTCCAAAAAGGGAAAGGGCTTCTTTTTTTCTACCCTCTTTAAGATAGATGAGACCTAAATTGTTTAACGCTTCCACATGATCCTGCTTCTGTGCGAGAATCTCATAGTATATCCTCTTTGCCTCTTCTAACTTCCCTTTCTCAGCGAGAATCTGAGCCTCAGCAAAAAGTGTATTTAACCTTTCCATGTCGATTCTTTCCACGTTTAACTTCCTTGCCGTATCCAAAGAAGAACTTTCAGCGCTTTGAGGAACTAAAGCCTCCGCCTTTTCTGTTTTTGGAACCATCCGCGAAGGGGGTTTTTTGGATTTAGGAGAGGTCTTTATAGGTTTGGTTTTTGCGATCTCTCTCTTTTCGGGTTCAATTTTCTGAGCAGGAATTTCTTTTTTTTCTACTTTCTCTATTTCGACTTTAGGAGACGTATTAGGAGCCTTAGCAACTTCTGGAATGGTTCTAATCTCGCGTGTCTCTTCGATCCTTGTCTTCTCAATTGTGCTAAGCCCTTTATGAAGGAGAAAGAGTGCTGCCAACCCCAAAAATAGTAAAAGGAAGATCGATAAAGAAAGGGTTCTCCTTTTTTTCTCAGAGACACGACCCGAAAAGGGGATTCTGGCTTCTAGCTTTTTTCTTTCCTCTTCGGCCTTTTTTAACACATCAAGGATAAAACTCATAATGTTTCCTTTCCGTAAACTATCTTAGGCGTCAAAAGGATCACAAGCTCCGTCCGAACTCTTTCTTTAGATTTCGTTTTAAAAATCGGTCCAATAAGCGGGAGATTCATGGCCCCTTTTAGCCCAGTTTCGCTGTCTATAGTCTTGTCCTTTATAAGACCCCCAATAACGACGGATTCACCCTCTTTTACCCTAATTAACGTATCGACCTCCCTTACGGCAAGAATTGGAGCTGTGACCGTCATTCCAGCCTGGGTTGACTGTGCAAGTCCAACTTTTTCGGTAAGCACAGGATGGATATTCATCGTTATGTTTCCATCCCCGTCGATCTGAGGAATAACATCCAGTACAAGACCAACTGTTACGTATCTCGGCGTAGTTGTCGCCGTAGCCGGAGCCCCAGGAGTCACAACTATTGAGGATTCAAAAAAGACATCTTCAGTCGCAACTTTAATAACAGCTCTTTGGTTATTGAGGGTAGCTATCCTCGGATTGGAGATGATGTTTACCTTGCCGTAGGTCCTCAAAAGATCCACAAAAGCCTCAAACTTCGTTCCGGATATTATGCCAAACCTGAAATACTGGCTCGGTGGGGCAGGGAGTTGATCTTCCGGAACCCTGGGAATGTTGAAGTACCTGGTTTGAGGTGAAACTAGAATCTGTTCAGCATTCATCCTTATATCGTTCCATTTTGCGTTTATGTAAGCCCAGTTTACACCCTCCTTTGATGCCTCGTTAAGTTCAACCTCAATTATCCTTGCCTCAATCATAACCTGTCTTTGAATAGAGGCTTGTAAGGCCTCGAGAAAAAGGGCTATGTTTTTTTGGTTTCTAGGATAATCCATAACTATAACCAAAGATGCCTCTTTATTGAGGATCAGTTTTCCATCTGGGGACAAAAACTCTCTTAAGTTCGCTTCTAGTAACTTAAAAATGTCGGACTCTGTTTCGCTTTCTATTCGAATCGCCTCTTCTTTCGCCGTCCTTTCAGTTCCGGTCGTTCCCCTTAGTGTACTTAATCCCCTTTTTCTTAACGCTACGTAGTTTACAGGATAAACTTTCGTTTCTATCTGTGGTTTGGAGACGTAAAGTGTCCTCTCTTCTATCTTGAATGCAAAGTTTAAAGGGCCGAGAATGTATTCAAGAGCCTTCTCGAGAGTCACGTTTTTAAGATCGACAGTTATCTTTCCTTGAACCTCAGGAGAGATCACAACGTTAAAGTTCGTTTGTTTGCCTATCGCTTTGAGTACGTCTCTTACATCGGCCTCGCGGAGGGCAAAAGAGAAGACCTCCCTCGGTCCCTCTATGACTATCTTCTTTTCCCTTTCCGGTTGAGGAAGATAGGGGACAGAGATTTCGGGAGGCTGGATCTTGTCCCTTTCAACTCTTTCTTTTTTAGTTGTGGCGCAAAAAGAGAGGAAAAAAATTATAAAAAGGGTGATAAAAAGGCGCCCTGCCATGGTGCCTCCTATTCTTTTTCAAGTAAAATTGTTCTTCTCGACCCCTTACCCTCGAGACTCACGCTCTCTCTTCCTATGTCCACCACCTTCTCTCCGGTTTTTATTATATCACCTTTTGATACGATCTCATCGCCAATTATGGCCAGCCTACCTTTTTTCCCCTCGATTATCGCGTAAAGTTTGATGGGTACATCCGGGATCTTTCTTTCCTCTTCGGAACTTGTCTTTTTTTTCTCTTCCACGTAAAAGGGATCTCGCCCCCAGCTTTCAAAATAGGTTATTGAAACCTGTGTCTCAACTTTTGGCATCGCTGGCAGAGGACTGATGAGAGTTGTTATAGTTACAGGGTCTGGAACATTACCTACTTGACTTTTCTTCTGGACTTTTTTCGGCTCAGCAAAAACAAAAAGATAGACTGATAAAAGGACGGAGCCCAAAAATACAAATAGAACAGGCTTGCTTACCTTCATATTTCCCCTTTAAGCGCCTTTATTTCAAGAACCATCTGAGCCCTCACATATTTGCTGTCCTTTTCATCTACTGAAATTTTTCCCTTAACTACCCCTTTTATGGCAGGGTTTTTTTCAAGATTTTCCAAAAAGATTCCAACATCGAGGAATCTTCCCTTGACAGTTATCTCGAACGAGGGATAGATGAGCACCTTTCCTTCTAGACTCTTCAGGGAATTAAAAAGACCAGTAATACTTTCTACAACAAGCCCCCTTTTTTTTGCCTCCTGAGCTATTTCCCGGATTAAAAAAGGCGTCTGTCCGAATTCTGGAATTTTAGCCTTGACCTCCTTTAGCATACCTTCCATATCCTTTCTTTGACTAGTAAGTTTAATAATCACCTCCGTTTCCCTCTCTATCTTTGCTCTTTCATCTTTGAGCTCTTTGAGCTTTTTCTTACCCCCTTCGATCTTTGATGAGAAAGGGAAGTAGACTGTAACTAGCCATACGACTAAGAAGAGACAGGGAAAGAGAAGATAAAGATAAGCGGTCTTAAACTTCAATTCTTTCCTCCATAATCCCTGTAAGGGAAAACTCCAAAATTTTGTGGTCTTCACTCTCTTTCAGTCGTTTTTCAGAAACTTGAATGTCTTTCAGAATGCCGCGCTTCTCAAGGAGCATGATAAACCTAAAGAGGGATTCCTCAATGGTTGCGGGTTCGCCCACTGCGAAACCTTTTATAAGAACGGTGTACACGTTTTTGGTCTTATCCTTTTCGAAGGCAAGTTCCTTTAGATACACCCTTTCAGGCGTAAGATTTGAGATAGCCTTCAAAAGATAGACGAACGTTTTATTCTTTTTTTTTGCCTCAGATAAGATCTGCCCCATTTCACTGAGGTTCCCTGGCGTAATACCAGTATTCCTAAGAAGAAACTCCCGTTTTTCGTTTAGTAATTTCGTCTCTGCCTTAAGGTTAATTTCTAGGAATCTCAGTTTACTGTAGAGGCTAAATGAGAGAAAAAGAAAGACAGTAGCCAAAGCAACGGACAAGCCGATTCCAACCCTCTTTAGTCTCATATCTCTTTTCCATTCAGTTTTTTCGGGAGGAAGGAGATTCAAAACTTTCTCTGGCTTCTTTGTAAGGGCGACAAAGTATGCGGGCAAGAAAGACTCTTCCACATCAGCATATAAAAGAAGGGGTTCAACACTCATAGGCAACATTTCTTTGAATCGTTCTTCGAGCCCAGGTATCATGGAACCCCTGCCGGTGAGGTAGAGGTGTTCACACACTTCCGTAGGGTATCTCTGGTTATAAACGTTTATCGTCCTTTCGAGTTCTCCTGATAGCCTCTCCAGAGGGGGAAGGAGATAGGGTTCGGTCTCAGGCGTAAACCCTTTTTCAGTTTTGAGAGTTTCCGCTTCCTCGAAACTGAGACCGAGACCCATTACTAATGAATCCGTAAAGCTTTCGCCGGCTGTGAGTATCTCCCGGACAAAAGAGAGTCTGTTATTTCTAAAAATATACAGGCCTGTTAGCCTCCCGCCTATATCTATTATTCCGAAATTCTTTCTTTCCCTTTTTAGAGCCTTGGCAATCTCGGAATAAGGTGCAAGCGGATCGGTAATGAGAGAGATATTTTTAAAACCTTGCTCTTCAAAAATACCGATGAGTCTTTCAACGAACTCCCTTTTTACACCGACAAAGTACATCTCCTCCCTTCTTATTCCCTTTTCATCTACAGGACCGATTGAGCCGTAATGGAATATGTAGGTATCGAGGGGCTCACCGAGTACTTTGGGAAGGGACCACTTTACGGCTTCTTTGAGCTCTTCTTTAGGAAGAGGAGGAAGGGTGAAGGTTCTTTTGACGATCTCGGTTGTGGTGATCGTGAGCCTTATCTCAAAATCCGTACCCTCCTTCTCCTTTATATCCGCAAGTATGGATGGGAGATCGTCCAACGAGCCGGAATAAGGATATATGCCTTTTGCCCTGACTACACCTTTTTTCCTAATGATAACATACTTTACGGAAGTCGAACCTATGTCTATAGAGAGGATCTGCATTTTCTATCCTTTAATACTTCACTTTTCACAGGTCGGGATCTTCTCAGGATCGATAGTGAATCTCGAAACATAAAAGGTGGAGGATGCGAGATCGTCCTTCCAGAAAACCTTCAGATGATGGGCAACTTTGAAGTTCCAGCTTTTTAGATTTAGGATGATAGATATTCGGGTGTCAGTTGAAGCTGGCATCTCATAGTAAGGGACTATATTGAAAAAGAGGGTCGCATAACGCGTGTCCGGAATCCTTACACATTTATCTTTTCCCTCCTTACAGGGCGCCTCTTCACAACCTTTCTTTTCGCAGGGAGGACAGACGCCTTCTCTGCATCTTGTATCGTTTTCAGCACTGTAAACTAAAACCTGTCTTCCCGGTTTTTCCTCGAAGGCGATGCTTAAAAGACATGTGGAACAGTTTTTGTCCTCAATGCTTAAATCTATTCTCCATATGTAAATTTTTGAGCCGGTGTTATTGAGGATAGGGATTCTAAAGTCATCCTGACCCCGAATCTTACAGGGGAGATTGTTGGGAAATAGGCTTACCCCTCCTTGGAGGTAACCTGTAAATCCTTCAAGTCTCACTTCCCTCTTTCCAAGACCGGAAGA containing:
- a CDS encoding secretin and TonB N-terminal domain-containing protein: MAGRLFITLFIIFFLSFCATTKKERVERDKIQPPEISVPYLPQPEREKKIVIEGPREVFSFALREADVRDVLKAIGKQTNFNVVISPEVQGKITVDLKNVTLEKALEYILGPLNFAFKIEERTLYVSKPQIETKVYPVNYVALRKRGLSTLRGTTGTERTAKEEAIRIESETESDIFKLLEANLREFLSPDGKLILNKEASLVIVMDYPRNQKNIALFLEALQASIQRQVMIEARIIEVELNEASKEGVNWAYINAKWNDIRMNAEQILVSPQTRYFNIPRVPEDQLPAPPSQYFRFGIISGTKFEAFVDLLRTYGKVNIISNPRIATLNNQRAVIKVATEDVFFESSIVVTPGAPATATTTPRYVTVGLVLDVIPQIDGDGNITMNIHPVLTEKVGLAQSTQAGMTVTAPILAVREVDTLIRVKEGESVVIGGLIKDKTIDSETGLKGAMNLPLIGPIFKTKSKERVRTELVILLTPKIVYGKETL
- the pilO gene encoding type 4a pilus biogenesis protein PilO; the encoded protein is MKFKTAYLYLLFPCLFLVVWLVTVYFPFSSKIEGGKKKLKELKDERAKIERETEVIIKLTSQRKDMEGMLKEVKAKIPEFGQTPFLIREIAQEAKKRGLVVESITGLFNSLKSLEGKVLIYPSFEITVKGRFLDVGIFLENLEKNPAIKGVVKGKISVDEKDSKYVRAQMVLEIKALKGEI
- a CDS encoding tetratricopeptide repeat protein, encoding MSFILDVLKKAEEERKKLEARIPFSGRVSEKKRRTLSLSIFLLLFLGLAALFLLHKGLSTIEKTRIEETREIRTIPEVAKAPNTSPKVEIEKVEKKEIPAQKIEPEKREIAKTKPIKTSPKSKKPPSRMVPKTEKAEALVPQSAESSSLDTARKLNVERIDMERLNTLFAEAQILAEKGKLEEAKRIYYEILAQKQDHVEALNNLGLIYLKEGRKKEALSLFGRSLSFKADYPKAYNNIGIVLAQEGEKKLAEEYFKKAIELGGGIEPYINLSHLLRSEKKYAEAERVLLPLIEKGVRDPNLYLALALIKDERGEHKEAIRYYRAYLREGESKEQKRAVIERLNYLERVSGNN
- a CDS encoding type IV pilus twitching motility protein PilT, with amino-acid sequence MSIIELLEETVRKGASDLHLIENLPPTFRIDGDLVPMRSGPLTSSDLTSFLEELLTREKKKKFFEEKELDFAYEFKGRARFRINVYMQRGSIALAIRCIPYRIPRLEDLGLPPILRDLTRRQSGLILVTGPTGSGKSTTLASMINQINEERSVHIVTVEDPIEYVYIPQKSVISQREVGEDTHSFANALKHVLRQDPDVILIGEMRDLETMQAAITAAETGHLVFSTLHTTSAPQTVDRIIDVFPPHQQAQIRSQLSITLEAVVSQRLLKRVGGGRIPACEILICTPAIRNLIREGKTYQLYSAMELGREYGMQTMEDSLSELLRKRQITKEEATFVARIVEYVRA
- a CDS encoding PilT/PilU family type 4a pilus ATPase, giving the protein MRGFLEIIERAKKEAAKSIFLFEGLPPILKADGLKSLNGRPLERRHLESFLEKNLTQWQKERFIAEKEIDYSIEVGSSRLRVNGFVRSGALGLVLRLIPEEVPSFDELLLPEFLKEFAKKRQGLFLVTGVTGSGKSTTLASLIELINRERACHIVTIEDPIEFVFKPKSSIISQREVGRDTKSFNEALKRVLREDPDVILVGEIRDRESMKVTIELAETGHLVFSTLHTRDAVQTLNRIIDFFPDEQKSAIYAQLANVLLGICSQRLIPRIDKKGYVCACEVLTVTDGVRNLIREGKIHQVPSLMESQKKEGMIKFDDSILELAKKGYIPIPEALEQAREEKVFIEKIREVRPTTSASYRKRGTLSIEKQNVLYQIDSSEMQFLDSSGFLMYTPSGLLFMEGQFYKAVDRNFIIDYSIIHGKKDGFTLKAFFSMEYLIKDVRVVKPGYSFGIFLTFSTSEQIEFPNPPLELILDEDWHSVTINIPRNFSGQVVRIVGVHFDSDIKQIFLRNMRFF
- the pilM gene encoding pilus assembly protein PilM, whose amino-acid sequence is MQILSIDIGSTSVKYVIIRKKGVVRAKGIYPYSGSLDDLPSILADIKEKEGTDFEIRLTITTTEIVKRTFTLPPLPKEELKEAVKWSLPKVLGEPLDTYIFHYGSIGPVDEKGIRREEMYFVGVKREFVERLIGIFEEQGFKNISLITDPLAPYSEIAKALKRERKNFGIIDIGGRLTGLYIFRNNRLSFVREILTAGESFTDSLVMGLGLSFEEAETLKTEKGFTPETEPYLLPPLERLSGELERTINVYNQRYPTEVCEHLYLTGRGSMIPGLEERFKEMLPMSVEPLLLYADVEESFLPAYFVALTKKPEKVLNLLPPEKTEWKRDMRLKRVGIGLSVALATVFLFLSFSLYSKLRFLEINLKAETKLLNEKREFLLRNTGITPGNLSEMGQILSEAKKKNKTFVYLLKAISNLTPERVYLKELAFEKDKTKNVYTVLIKGFAVGEPATIEESLFRFIMLLEKRGILKDIQVSEKRLKESEDHKILEFSLTGIMEERIEV